The following coding sequences are from one Capsicum annuum cultivar UCD-10X-F1 chromosome 3, UCD10Xv1.1, whole genome shotgun sequence window:
- the LOC107861753 gene encoding dof zinc finger protein DOF3.1, with protein sequence MQDPSIYSQIKPQFPEQEHLKCPRCDSPNTKFCYYNNYNLSQPRHYCKSCRRYWTKGGTLRNIPVGGGSRKNTKRSSSASTSKKITSTTTTTPLTSSVSASSSANPKPEPFGIPAIPSFDVTTGPFSSLLASNEPQFGNLLEALNPNNSNNNGSNIQLSEFSRNPISSSGLGLGSGSGSGQNHSNGGESNNCWNGGSNGWPDLAIYTPGSNFQ encoded by the coding sequence ATGCAAGACCCATCAATTTATTCACAAATCAAGCCTCAATTCCCTGAACAAGAACACTTGAAATGCCCTAGATGTGATTCACCAAACACAAAATTCTGCTACTACAACAATTACAACCTTTCTCAGCCACGCCACTACTGCAAAAGCTGTCGAAGGTATTGGACTAAAGGCGGTACTCTTCGTAACATCCCAGTTGGTGGAGGTTCTCGTAAGAACACGAAACGATCATCTTCAGCATCAACCAGTAAGAAAATtacctcaacaacaacaacaactccaCTAACATCATCTGTTTCAGCTTCTTCATCAGCAAATCCAAAACCAGAGCCATTTGGTATACCTGCAATTCCGTCTTTTGACGTGACTACTGGTCCATTCAGCTCACTGTTAGCGTCAAACGAACCGCAATTTGGGAATTTGCTGGAAGCTTTGAATccgaataatagtaataataatggtTCCAATATTCAGTTGAGTGAATTTTCAAGGAATCCAATTTCCAGTTCGGGCTTGGGCTTGGGTTCGGGTTCGGGCTCCGGCCAGAACCATTCAAATGGTGGAGAATCAAATAATTGTTGGAATGGTGGTAGCAATGGTTGGCCTGATCTTGCAATTTACACACCAGGTTCTAATTTCCAATAA